The following coding sequences are from one Triticum aestivum cultivar Chinese Spring chromosome 5A, IWGSC CS RefSeq v2.1, whole genome shotgun sequence window:
- the LOC123101349 gene encoding uncharacterized protein — RPISQGRRRRLRQEQELPWPPARSTRTTPPAIATSRPGLLAAATSFASTRRRSRVPLQVPRSCRPLELLLADASDVCLSLLEHLPALYGCRIVMLQRRLELFILDLHAVPESLVAAARSSLWPSSPPLLPDLFIARVPQLPGAVNVKTVVTITVGAKFLFRNHQVHEDLGPENDYHTGTPSTWIRRASLRMCVRLP, encoded by the coding sequence CGTCCCATCTCGcagggccgccgccgtcgtcttcggcAGGAGCAGGAGCTTCCTTGGCCGCCAGCCCGCAGTACCAGGACGACCCCTCCCGCCATCGCGACTTCGCGTCCCGGCCTTCTCGCTGCTGCTACCTCCTTCGCCTCAACCCGCCGGAGATCGCGCGTGCCGCTGCAAGTCCCTCGATCGTGCCGGCCACTAGAGCTGTTGCTGGCCGATGCCTCCGACGTGTGCCTGAGTCTCCTCGAGCACCTCCCTGCCTTGTACGGCTGTCGCATCGTCATGCTCCAGCGCCGTCTCGAGCTCTTCATCCTCGACCTCCATGCCGTCCCGGAGTCTCTCGTCGCCGCTGCAAGGTCCAGCCTCTGGCCGTCGTCGCCACCATTGCTTCCTGACCTCTTCATAGCACGCGTGCCGCAGCTGCCTGGCGCTGTTAACGTCAAGACGGTGGTCACAATAACCGTGGGTGCCAAGTTCCTCTTCCGAAATCATCAAGTGCACGAGGACCTCGGTCCCGAGAACGACTACCACACCGGAACGCCAAGTACATGGATACGCCGAGCTTCTCTCCGAATGTGTGTACGACTACCATAG
- the LOC123107074 gene encoding beta-1,3-galactosyltransferase pvg3-like, which translates to MLPLHLSLRRTLLLCISTGFAPRKPCSEIAEWRTPFAMKSQHRKLPTPTPSVSTATLLLLPLALLAAVLMVVYPNEFALQSSLAGAGCPDGASVAARHVVAQAAPDFRLLMGVLTLPSRYERRHLLRTLYALQQPNLTARVDVRFFFCRIESEEQRLLVALEAMRYGDVVELDCPENMDNGKTHSYFSSVPALFGAEAYDFVMKADDDTFFRLPQLAESLGRAPREDLYYGCMVPCDYVRGWNEYMSGMGYVISWDLVEWIVAAADRIRNHTAGPEDRTLYSWFSGAGKAKNRVDVKPAMYDFPQRGAPCAHELVPDTIAVHRLKNNFRWSTTLKYFNFTAGLQPSKFYRVV; encoded by the coding sequence ATGCTTCCGCTGCACCTCTCGCTGCGTCGTACTCTACTTCTCTGCATATCAACTGGATTTGCACCGCGCAAGCCCTGCTCAGAAATCGCAGAGTGGCGCACACCGTTCGCAATGAAATCGCAGCACAGGAAGCTCCCCACCCCGACGCCATCCGTCTCGACGGCGACGCTCCTCCTGCTCCCGCTCGCGCTCCTCGCCGCCGTGCTCATGGTCGTGTACCCCAACGAGTTCGCCCTTCAGTCGTCGCTCGCCGGCGCCGGCTGCCCCGACGGCGCCAGCGTCGCGGCGCGCCACGTCGTCGCGCAGGCGGCCCCGGACTTCCGGCTGCTCATGGGCGTGCTGACCCTGCCGAGCCGGTACGAGCGGCGGCACCTGCTCCGCACGTTGTACGCGCTCCAGCAGCCGAACCTGACGGCGCGCGTCGACGTCCGCTTCTTCTTCTGCCGGATCGAGTCGGAGGAGCAGCGCCTGCTGGTGGCGCTGGAGGCGATGCGGTACGGCGACGTGGTGGAGCTGGACTGCCCGGAGAACATGGACAACGGCAAGACGCACTCCTACTTCTCCAGCGTGCCGGCGCTCTTCGGCGCCGAGGCCTACGACTTCGTGATGAAGGCCGACGACGACACCTTCTTCCGGCTGCCGCAGCTGGCGGAGTCGCTCGGCCGCGCGCCCAGGGAAGACCTCTACTACGGCTGCATGGTGCCGTGCGACTACGTGCGCGGGTGGAACGAGTACATGTCCGGCATGGGGTACGTCATCTCGTGGGACCTCGTGGAGTGGATCGTGGCGGCGGCGGACCGGATCAGGAACCACACGGCCGGGCCGGAGGACAGGACGCTCTACTCCTGGTTCAGCGGCGCCGGGAAGGCCAAGAACCGGGTGGACGTGAAGCCGGCCATGTACGACTTCCCGCAGCGAGGCGCCCCCTGCGCCCACGAGCTCGTGCCGGACACCATCGCCGTGCACCGGCTCAAGAACAACTTCAGGTGGTCCACCACGCTCAAGTACTTCAACTTCACCGCCGGGCTCCAGCCCTCCAAGTTCTATCGCGTCGTTTGA